In uncultured Desulfovibrio sp., the sequence GCGGACTACGACGACCAGGTGGCTCCTTATGTGGCTCTGTGGCAGGCGGAAAAAGACCGGCTGGCCGCCGAAGCTGCGGCTGCGGCCACCGAGTACAACAGCCTTGAAAACGTCAGGGCACGCAAGCTGGCTGCCATTGATGCCGAAACTTCGGCCGCCATCATGGCCGGTTTTGCCTGCGAGTCCACGCCGCCGGATACGGGGCAGCCGGAGCTGCTGCATTTCTCGTATGACGAGTTTGACCAGCAGAACTTTGCCGACGCGGCCCTGTCCATGCAGCTGGCCACAGCAGCCGGCGGCGGCATCCCCACGTCCACGCCGTGGAACGCCTACCGCAAGCACACGGCGGACAGCAAGGGCGAGCTGGTCATCCTGAACCTGACGGCCCAAACCTTCCTGCCCATCTATGCCGCTGCCCTGAACCACAAGGCCTCGAAGATGGCTGAGGGCGGACAGCGCAAGGCCGCCGCGGCCGCCGCGCAGACCGTGGAAGAGCTGGAGGCCATCTGATGACCCGCCGGGAGATTCTCCGTCACAACGCCTGGCAGGCCGTGGTCTCGCTGGACCAGGTGCTGCACTGTCTGGGCGGTCTCATGGCGGCGCTGCTGCTGACCTGTGTGCCGGGGGCAAATCTGCCTATTGTCTGGGCGGACGAGACGCTGAGCAGCCGTTGCTGGCGCTGGCACGTGGCCGGGGTGCGACACTGGCCCTGCCGCTGGCTGGACAGGCTGGCCGCCCTGTTTGGCGACAGGGAACACTGCCGAAAGTCCTATGAAAGCGAGCGCACCGGCAGGCAGCTGCCGCCGGAACTGCGCTGAGAGGACATGCCATGCGAATTGCTCTCCAGAACTTCACAGGCGGTGAAATCGCGCCCATTCTTTCTGCCCGCCACGATCTGGCCCGTTACAGCACCTCTGTCGCCTGTATGGAAAACATGCTCCCCGGCCTGCATGGCGATGTACGGCGCCGCCCCGGGACGCGCTGCCTTGCCGAGCTGGACGGAGAAAGCGTGCTGCTGCCCTTCAGTTTCAGCGCCGACGCCGGACAGAACTTTGTGCTGGTGCTGCACGACCAGGGGCTGCGCGTGGCCACGGCAGAGGGCTTTGATCCCCAGGATTCCGGCACCAGCCTGCCCACGCCCTACCGCCGGGAGGAACTGCTGGACATTTCCTTTGCGCAGGTGGGGGACACGGTCTATCTGGCCCACAGCGCCCATCCTCTGCACAAGCTCATCCGGCAGGACAGCCAGCCGGACGCGGCACAGCCCGCCATCTGCTGTCACGGCTACTGGTGGACACTCGCCGCCGTGCAGCTCAATACCTCCCTGCCGGCACCCGACACACCGTCTGCCAGTTTTTCCGGCTCCACCGGGTCCTATACCCTGCGCTACAAGGTGGCTGCCGTGGACAGCCACGGGGGCCTTTCCCTGGCGTCTGCTCCCGTGGAGGTGGGCAATGCCCGTCACCCCTCGGACTGGGTGCAGGGCAATTGCGTTACCCTGTCCTGGCAGGCGGTACCGGATGCCGTGGAATACAATATCTACCGGGAGGAAGCCGGATACTACGGTTTTATCGGCATCAGCACCGGCACGTCCTTCATCGACAACAACTACGAGGCCGATACGGCCGATACTCCCCGCGAAGACTGGGACCCCTTTGCCGACGGCAACTATCCGGGCGTGGTGGCCTTTCACCAGCAGCGCATGGTGCTGGCAGGCACGCGCAAGACGCCGCAGGCCTTCTATCTTTCCCGCAGCGGCGACTTTGAAAACTTCCGCAAGTCGCGCCCCCTGCAGGATGACGACCCCGTGGAATACCTCATTGCCTCCGGCAGCATCGATGCCATTGCCTGGGCTGCCAGCTTCGGCGATCTGCTGCTGGGCACGTCGGGCAGCGAATACAAGGCCAGCGGTGACGGCGCGCCCATCACGCCGTCCAATGTGAGCATCACGGCCCAGTCCTTCTGGGGCAGCGCGGGTCTTGCGCCCATCATCATCGGCAACTCCATTCTGCATGTGCAGCGCCATGGCGCCCATGTGCGTGATCTCTTCTATTCTCTGGAAAAGGACGGCTATGCGGGCAATGATCTTTCCATCCTTGCCCCGCACCTTTTCGAAGGACACCTGCTGCGCCAGTGGGCCTATCAGCAGACCCCCGGCTCCGTGGTCTGGATCGTGCGGGACGACGGCCTGCTGCTGGCCTTTACCTATATGAAGGAACACGACATCTGGGGCTGGAGCCGGCATCCCACGGACGGCAGGGTGCTTTCGGTCTGCTCCCTTTCCGGCACGGATCATGACGAGCTGTTTCTGGTCACGGAACGGAGCATTGCCGGCAGCACGCGCTATTTCCTCGAGCGG encodes:
- a CDS encoding pseudouridine synthase encodes the protein MTRREILRHNAWQAVVSLDQVLHCLGGLMAALLLTCVPGANLPIVWADETLSSRCWRWHVAGVRHWPCRWLDRLAALFGDREHCRKSYESERTGRQLPPELR